The following are encoded together in the Populus trichocarpa isolate Nisqually-1 chromosome 5, P.trichocarpa_v4.1, whole genome shotgun sequence genome:
- the LOC18098939 gene encoding putative pentatricopeptide repeat-containing protein At1g12700, mitochondrial isoform X5: MMMFMRKSAFRATASSAPAFQLQQQLMEMGIFPFRPDFPFLFFNHHHFATSSCTKKPSLPKKSGGVVSDISNNISIDDALASFCRMVRVNPRPSVVEFGKFLGSFAKKKQYSTVVSLCNQMDLFGVTHTVYSLTILINCLCRSNHVDFAVSVLGKMFKLGIQPDVITFTTLLNGLCNEGKIKEAVGLFNEMVRQGHEPNVISYTTVINGLCKTGNTSMAVHVFKKMEQHGCKPDVVTYSIIIDCLCKDRLVNDAMEFLSEMLDRGIPPNVITYSSIVHGFCNLGQLNEATRLLKEMVGRDVMPDTVTFTILVDGLCKEGMVSKAQRVFETMPEKGVEPNIYTYNALMDGYCLQRQMNEAKKVFEIMVRKGCARGAHSYNILINGYCKSRRMDEAKSLLAEMYHKALNPDTVTYSTLMQGLCQLGRPKEALNLFKEMCSYGPHPNLVTYVILLDGFCKHGHLDEALKLLKSMKEKKLEPNIVHYTILIEGMFIAGKLEVAKELFSKLFGDGTRPDIRTYTVMIKGLLKEGLSDEAYDLFRKMEDDGFLPNSCSYNVMIQGFLQNQDSSTAIRLIDEMVGKRFSVNLSTFQMLLDLESQDEIISQFMRGSSQGRKMK, encoded by the exons ATGATGATGTTCATGCGGAAAAGCGCTTTTAGAGCTACTGCTTCTTCTGCTCCTGCTTTTCAGCTTCAACAACAACTTATGGAAATGGGTATCTTTCCTTTTCGTCCTGATTTCCCATTCTTATTCTTCAATCACCACCACTTCGCAACTTCTTCTTGTACTAAGAAACCTTCTTTGCCTAAAAAAAGTGGTGGGGTTGTTAGTGATATTAGCAATAACATTAGTATTGATGATGCCTTGGCTTCATTCTGTCGCATGGTCCGCGTGAATCCTAGGCCTTCTGTTGTGGAATTTGGCAAATTCTTAGGGTCCTTTGCCAAAAAGAAACAGTATTCTACTGTTGTCTCTCTGTGCAATCAAATGGATTTGTTCGGTGTTACCCACACTGTTTATTCTCTAACTATATTGATTAACTGCCTTTGTCGCTCGAACCATGTTGATTTTGCTGTCTCTGTCTTGGGTAAAATGTTCAAACTGGGTATTCAGCCTGATGTTATCACATTCACTACTCTACTCAATGGGCTCTGCAATGAGGGAAAGATTAAAGAGGCCGTAGGATTGTTTAATGAGATGGTACGGCAAGGGCATGAGCCTAATGTGATTAGTTATACTACTGTAATCAATGGTTTGTGCAAAACTGGCAACACAAGTATGGCTGTTCACGTATTCAAGAAGATGGAGCAACACGGGTGCAAACCAGATGTGGTGACCTATAGTATAATCATAGACTGCCTTTGCAAAGATAGGCTAGTTAATGATGCCATGGAATTCTTATCTGAAATGCTGGATCGGGGCATTCCACCAAATGTTATTACTTACAGCTCCATAGTCCATGGTTTTTGCAATTTAGGACAACTGAATGAAGCTACTAGATTGTTAAAAGAAATGGTTGGTAGGGATGTTATGCCAGATACAGTGACCTTCACTATTTTGGTTGATGGGCTGTGCAAAGAAGGAATGGTTTCAAAAGCTCAACGTGTCTTTGAAACAATGCCTGAAAAAGGTGTAGAGCCAAATATTTACACTTACAATGCTTTGATGGATGGGTACTGTTTACAGCGCCAAATGAATGAGGCCAAGAAGGTGTTTGAAATCATGGTTCGCAAGGGTTGTGCAC GTGGTGCACAtagttacaacatcttgatcaATGGATATTGCAAAAGTAGAAGGATGGATGAGGCAAAATCACTCCTTGCTGAAATGTATCATAAAGCATTGAATCCTGATACTGTCACCTACAGCACTCTTATGCAAGGTCTGTGCCAATTAGGAAGAC CTAAGGAAGCTCTCAATCTTTTCAAGGAGATGTGTTCTTATGGCCCGCATCCAAATTTGGTGACTTATGTGATTTTACTAGATGGCTTCTGCAAGCATGGGCATTTGGATGAGGCATTAAAACTGCTCAAGTCAATGAAAGAGAAGAAACTAGAACCTAATATTGTCCATTATACTATCCTTATTGAAGGCATGTTTATCGCTGGGAAGCTTGAAGTTGCGAAGGAACTATTTTCTAAGCTTTTTGGGGATGGAACACGGCCTGATATACGGACATACACTGTCATGATCAAGGGACTGCTGAAAGAAGGGCTGTCAGATGAAGCATAcgatttatttagaaaaatggaAGATGATGGCTTCTTGCCAAACAGTTGCTCATATAATGTTATGATTCAaggatttcttcaaaatcaggACTCATCAACTGCTATACGACTTATTGATGAAATGGTTGGTAAAAGATTCTCGGTGAATTTATCTACATTTCAGATGTTATTGGATTTAGAATCTCAAGATGAAATCATAAGCCAATTTATGCGTGGAAGCTCTCAAGGTAGAAAAATGAAGTGA
- the LOC18098939 gene encoding putative pentatricopeptide repeat-containing protein At1g12700, mitochondrial isoform X2, with protein MMMFMRKSAFRATASSAPAFQLQQQLMEMGIFPFRPDFPFLFFNHHHFATSSCTKKPSLPKKSGGVVSDISNNISIDDALASFCRMVRVNPRPSVVEFGKFLGSFAKKKQYSTVVSLCNQMDLFGVTHTVYSLTILINCLCRSNHVDFAVSVLGKMFKLGIQPDVITFTTLLNGLCNEGKIKEAVGLFNEMVRQGHEPNVISYTTVINGLCKTGNTSMAVHVFKKMEQHGCKPDVVTYSIIIDCLCKDRLVNDAMEFLSEMLDRGIPPNVITYSSIVHGFCNLGQLNEATRLLKEMVGRDVMPDTVTFTILVDGLCKEGMVSKAQRVFETMPEKGVEPNIYTYNALMDGYCLQRQMNEAKKVFEIMVRKGCARGAHSYNILINGYCKSRRMDEAKSLLAEMYHKALNPDTVTYSTLMQGLCQLGRPKEALNLFKEMCSYGPPPNLVTYVILLDGFCKHGHLDEALKLLKSMQEKNLEPNIVHYTILIEGMFIAGKLEVAKELFSKLFGDGIRPDIRTYTVMIKGLLKEGLSDEAYDLFRKMEDDGFLPNSCSYNVIIQGFLQNQDSSSAIRLIDEMVGKRFSADLSTFQMLLDLESQDEIISQFMRGSSQGRKMK; from the exons ATGATGATGTTCATGCGGAAAAGCGCTTTTAGAGCTACTGCTTCTTCTGCTCCTGCTTTTCAGCTTCAACAACAACTTATGGAAATGGGTATCTTTCCTTTTCGTCCTGATTTCCCATTCTTATTCTTCAATCACCACCACTTCGCAACTTCTTCTTGTACTAAGAAACCTTCTTTGCCTAAAAAAAGTGGTGGGGTTGTTAGTGATATTAGCAATAACATTAGTATTGATGATGCCTTGGCTTCATTCTGTCGCATGGTCCGCGTGAATCCTAGGCCTTCTGTTGTGGAATTTGGCAAATTCTTAGGGTCCTTTGCCAAAAAGAAACAGTATTCTACTGTTGTCTCTCTGTGCAATCAAATGGATTTGTTCGGTGTTACCCACACTGTTTATTCTCTAACTATATTGATTAACTGCCTTTGTCGCTCGAACCATGTTGATTTTGCTGTCTCTGTCTTGGGTAAAATGTTCAAACTGGGTATTCAGCCTGATGTTATCACATTCACTACTCTACTCAATGGGCTCTGCAATGAGGGAAAGATTAAAGAGGCCGTAGGATTGTTTAATGAGATGGTACGGCAAGGGCATGAGCCTAATGTGATTAGTTATACTACTGTAATCAATGGTTTGTGCAAAACTGGCAACACAAGTATGGCTGTTCACGTATTCAAGAAGATGGAGCAACACGGGTGCAAACCAGATGTGGTGACCTATAGTATAATCATAGACTGCCTTTGCAAAGATAGGCTAGTTAATGATGCCATGGAATTCTTATCTGAAATGCTGGATCGGGGCATTCCACCAAATGTTATTACTTACAGCTCCATAGTCCATGGTTTTTGCAATTTAGGACAACTGAATGAAGCTACTAGATTGTTAAAAGAAATGGTTGGTAGGGATGTTATGCCAGATACAGTGACCTTCACTATTTTGGTTGATGGGCTGTGCAAAGAAGGAATGGTTTCAAAAGCTCAACGTGTCTTTGAAACAATGCCTGAAAAAGGTGTAGAGCCAAATATTTACACTTACAATGCTTTGATGGATGGGTACTGTTTACAGCGCCAAATGAATGAGGCCAAGAAGGTGTTTGAAATCATGGTTCGCAAGGGTTGTGCAC GTGGTGCACAtagttacaacatcttgatcaATGGATATTGCAAAAGTAGAAGGATGGATGAGGCAAAATCACTCCTTGCTGAAATGTATCATAAAGCATTGAATCCTGATACTGTCACCTACAGCACTCTTATGCAAGGTCTGTGCCAATTAGGAAGACCTAAGGAAGCTCTCAATCTTTTCAAGGAGATGTGTTCTTATGGCCCGCCTCCAAATTTGGTGACTTATGTGATTTTACTAGATGGCTTCTGCAAACATGGGCATTTGGATGAGGCATTAAAACTGCTCAAGTCAATGCAAGAGAAGAATCTAGAACCTAATATTGTCCATTATACTATCCTTATTGAAGGCATGTTTATCGCTGGGAAGCTTGAAGTTGCGAAGGAATTATTTTCCAAGCTTTTTGGGGATGGAATACGACCTGATATACGGACATACACTGTCATGATCAAGGGACTGCTGAAAGAAGGGCTGTCAGATGAAGCATAcgatttatttagaaaaatggaAGATGATGGCTTCTTGCCAAACAGTTGCTCATATAATGTTATCATTCAaggatttcttcaaaatcaggACTCATCAAGTGCTATACGACTTATTGATGAAATGGTTGGTAAAAGATTCTCGGCGGATTTGTCTACATTTCAGATGTTATTGGATTTAGAATCTCAAGATGAAATCATAAGCCAATTTATGCGTGGAAGCTCtcaag GTAGAAAAATGAAGTGA
- the LOC18098939 gene encoding putative pentatricopeptide repeat-containing protein At1g12700, mitochondrial isoform X15 encodes MFTRKSAFRATASDFRNLQQHMEMGIVPSFLFFNHYHISTSACTKKPSLPHKNGGFVSNNSTNISIDDALASFYRMVRVNPRPSVVEFGKFLGSFAKKKQYSTVVSLCNHMDLFGVTHNVYSLSALINCLCRLNHVDFAVSILGKMVKLGIQPNVITFNTLLNGLCMEGKIKEAEELFNEMVRQGHEPDVISYNTIINGLCKTGNTSMAVDVFKKMEQHGCKPDVVTYSTIIDSLCKDRLVNDAMKFLSEMVERGIPSNVVTYSSIVHGFCNLGQLNEATRLFKEMVGRDVMPNTVTFTILVDGLCKEGMVSEAQRVFETMIEKGVEPNIYTYNALMDGYCLQRQMNEAKKVFEIMIHEGCAPDVHSYNILINGYCKSRRMDEAKSLLAEMYHKALNPDTVTYSTLMQGLCQLGRPKEALNLFKEMCSYGPHPNLVTYVILLDGFCKHGHLDEALKLLKSMKEKKLEPNIVHYTILIEGMFIAGKLEVAKELFSKLFGDGTRPDIRTYTVMIKGLLKEGLSDEAYDLFRKMEDDGFLPNSCSYNVMIQGFLQNQDSSTAIRLIDEMVGKRFSVNLSTFQMLLDLESQDEIISQFMRGSSQGRKMK; translated from the exons ATGTTCACGCGGAAAAGCGCTTTTAGAGCTACTGCTTCTGATTTTCGGAATCTTCAACAACATATGGAAATGGGTATCGTTCCTTCTTTCTTATTCTTCAATCATTACCACATCTCCACTTCTGCTTGTACTAAGAAACCTTCTTTGCCTCACAAAAATGGTGGGTTTGTTAGTAATAACAGCACTAACATTAGTATTGATGATGCTTTGGCTTCATTCTATCGCATGGTCCGCGTGAATCCTAGGCCATCTGTTGTGGAATTTGGCAAATTCTTAGGGTCCTTCGCTAAAAAGAAACAGTATTCAACTGTTGTCTCTTTGTGCAATCATATGGATTTGTTTGGAGTCACCCACAATGTTTATTCTCTAAGTGCATTGATTAACTGCCTTTGTCGCTTGAACCATGTTGATTTTGCTGTCTCTATCTTGGGAAAGATGGTCAAACTGGGTATTCAACCTAATGTTATCACATTCAATACACTACTCAATGGGCTCTGTATGGAGGGAAAGATTAAAGAGGCAGAAGAGTTGTTTAATGAGATGGTACGGCAAGGGCATGAGCCCGATGTAATTAGCTATAATACTATAATCAATGGTTTGTGCAAAACTGGCAACACAAGTATGGCTGTTGACGTGTTCAAGAAGATGGAACAACATGGGTGTAAACCAGATGTGGTGACATATAGTACAATCATAGACAGCCTTTGCAAAGATAGGCTAGTTAATGATGCCATGAAATTCTTATCTGAAATGGTGGAGAGGGGCATTCCATCAAATGTTGTTACTTACAGCTCCATAGTCCATGGTTTTTGCAATTTAGGACAACTGAATGAAGCTACTAGATTGTTCAAAGAAATGGTTGGTAGGGATGTTATGCCAAATACAGTGACCTTCACTATTTTGGTTGATGGGCTGTGCAAAGAAGGAATGGTTTCAGAAGCTCAACGTGTCTTTGAAACAATGATTGAAAAAGGTGTAGAGCCAAACATTTACACTTACAATGCTTTGATGGATGGGTACTGTTTACAGCGCCAAATGAATGAGGCCAAGAAGGTGTTTGAAATCATGATTCACGAAGGTTGTGCACCTGATGTACAtagttacaacatcttgatcaATGGATATTGCAAAAGTAGAAGGATGGATGAGGCAAAATCACTCCTTGCTGAAATGTATCATAAAGCATTGAATCCTGATACTGTCAC CTACAGCACTCTTATGCAAGGTCTGTGCCAATTAGGAAGACCTAAGGAAGCTCTCAATCTTTTCAAGGAGATGTGTTCTTATGGCCCGCATCCAAATTTGGTGACTTATGTGATTTTACTAGATGGCTTCTGCAAGCATGGGCATTTGGATGAGGCATTAAAACTGCTCAAGTCAATGAAAGAGAAGAAACTAGAACCTAATATTGTCCATTATACTATCCTTATTGAAGGCATGTTTATCGCTGGGAAGCTTGAAGTTGCGAAGGAACTATTTTCTAAGCTTTTTGGGGATGGAACACGGCCTGATATACGGACATACACTGTCATGATCAAGGGACTGCTGAAAGAAGGGCTGTCAGATGAAGCATAcgatttatttagaaaaatggaAGATGATGGCTTCTTGCCAAACAGTTGCTCATATAATGTTATGATTCAaggatttcttcaaaatcaggACTCATCAACTGCTATACGACTTATTGATGAAATGGTTGGTAAAAGATTCTCGGTGAATTTATCTACATTTCAGATGTTATTGGATTTAGAATCTCAAGATGAAATCATAAGCCAATTTATGCGTGGAAGCTCTCAAGGTAGAAAAATGAAGTGA
- the LOC18098939 gene encoding putative pentatricopeptide repeat-containing protein At1g12700, mitochondrial isoform X17, which yields MFTRKSAFRATASDFRNLQQHMEMGIVPSFLFFNHYHISTSACTKKPSLPHKNGGFVSNNSTNISIDDALASFYRMVRVNPRPSVVEFGKFLGSFAKKKQYSTVVSLCNHMDLFGVTHNVYSLSALINCLCRLNHVDFAVSILGKMVKLGIQPNVITFNTLLNGLCMEGKIKEAEELFNEMVRQGHEPDVISYNTIINGLCKTGNTSMAVDVFKKMEQHGCKPDVVTYSTIIDSLCKDRLVNDAMKFLSEMVERGIPSNVVTYSSIVHGFCNLGQLNEATRLFKEMVGRDVMPNTVTFTILVDGLCKEGMVSEAQRVFETMIEKGVEPNIYTYNALMDGYCLQRQMNEAKKVFEIMIRKGCARGAHSYNILINGYCKSRRMDEAKSLLAEMYHKALNPDTVTYSTLMQGLCQLGRPKEALNLFKEMCSYGPPPNLVTYVILLDGFCKHGHLDEALKLLKSMQEKNLEPNIVHYTILIEGMFIAGKLEVAKELFSKLFGDGIRPDIRTYTVMIKGLLKEGLSDEAYDLFRKMEDDGFLPNSCSYNVIIQGFLQNQDSSSAIRLIDEMVGKRFSADLSTFQMLLDLESQDEIISQFMRGSSQGRKIK from the exons ATGTTCACGCGGAAAAGCGCTTTTAGAGCTACTGCTTCTGATTTTCGGAATCTTCAACAACATATGGAAATGGGTATCGTTCCTTCTTTCTTATTCTTCAATCATTACCACATCTCCACTTCTGCTTGTACTAAGAAACCTTCTTTGCCTCACAAAAATGGTGGGTTTGTTAGTAATAACAGCACTAACATTAGTATTGATGATGCTTTGGCTTCATTCTATCGCATGGTCCGCGTGAATCCTAGGCCATCTGTTGTGGAATTTGGCAAATTCTTAGGGTCCTTCGCTAAAAAGAAACAGTATTCAACTGTTGTCTCTTTGTGCAATCATATGGATTTGTTTGGAGTCACCCACAATGTTTATTCTCTAAGTGCATTGATTAACTGCCTTTGTCGCTTGAACCATGTTGATTTTGCTGTCTCTATCTTGGGAAAGATGGTCAAACTGGGTATTCAACCTAATGTTATCACATTCAATACACTACTCAATGGGCTCTGTATGGAGGGAAAGATTAAAGAGGCAGAAGAGTTGTTTAATGAGATGGTACGGCAAGGGCATGAGCCCGATGTAATTAGCTATAATACTATAATCAATGGTTTGTGCAAAACTGGCAACACAAGTATGGCTGTTGACGTGTTCAAGAAGATGGAACAACATGGGTGTAAACCAGATGTGGTGACATATAGTACAATCATAGACAGCCTTTGCAAAGATAGGCTAGTTAATGATGCCATGAAATTCTTATCTGAAATGGTGGAGAGGGGCATTCCATCAAATGTTGTTACTTACAGCTCCATAGTCCATGGTTTTTGCAATTTAGGACAACTGAATGAAGCTACTAGATTGTTCAAAGAAATGGTTGGTAGGGATGTTATGCCAAATACAGTGACCTTCACTATTTTGGTTGATGGGCTGTGCAAAGAAGGAATGGTTTCAGAAGCTCAACGTGTCTTTGAAACAATGATTGAAAAAGGTGTAGAGCCAAACATTTACACTTACAATGCTTTGATGGATGGGTACTGTTTACAGCGCCAAATGAATGAGGCCAAGAAG gtgtttgaaattatgattCGCAAGGGTTGTGCACGTGGTGCACAtagttacaacatcttgatcaATGGATATTGCAAAAGTAGAAGGATGGATGAGGCAAAATCACTCCTTGCTGAAATGTATCATAAAGCATTGAATCCTGATACTGTCACCTACAGCACTCTTATGCAAGGTCTGTGCCAATTAGGAAGACCTAAGGAAGCTCTCAATCTTTTCAAGGAGATGTGTTCTTATGGCCCGCCTCCAAATTTGGTGACTTATGTGATTTTACTAGATGGCTTCTGCAAACATGGGCATTTGGATGAGGCATTAAAACTGCTCAAGTCAATGCAAGAGAAGAATCTAGAACCTAATATTGTCCATTATACTATCCTTATTGAAGGCATGTTTATCGCTGGGAAGCTTGAAGTTGCGAAGGAATTATTTTCCAAGCTTTTTGGGGATGGAATACGACCTGATATACGGACATACACTGTCATGATCAAGGGACTGCTGAAAGAAGGGCTGTCAGATGAAGCATAcgatttatttagaaaaatggaAGATGATGGCTTCTTGCCAAACAGTTGCTCATATAATGTTATCATTCAaggatttcttcaaaatcaggACTCATCAAGTGCTATACGACTTATTGATGAAATGGTTGGTAAAAGATTCTCGGCGGATTTGTCTACATTTCAGATGTTATTGGATTTAGAATCTCAAGATGAAATCATAAGCCAATTTATGCGTGGAAGCTCtcaag GTAGAAAAATAAAGTGA
- the LOC18098939 gene encoding putative pentatricopeptide repeat-containing protein At1g12700, mitochondrial isoform X12, which yields MFTRKSAFRATASDFRNLQQHMEMGIVPSFLFFNHYHISTSACTKKPSLPHKNGGFVSNNSTNISIDDALASFYRMVRVNPRPSVVEFGKFLGSFAKKKQYSTVVSLCNHMDLFGVTHNVYSLSALINCLCRLNHVDFAVSILGKMVKLGIQPNVITFNTLLNGLCMEGKIKEAEELFNEMVRQGHEPDVISYNTIINGLCKTGNTSMAVDVFKKMEQHGCKPDVVTYSTIIDSLCKDRLVNDAMKFLSEMVERGIPSNVVTYSSIVHGFCNLGQLNEATRLFKEMVGRDVMPNTVTFTILVDGLCKEGMVSEAQRVFETMIEKGVEPNIYTYNALMDGYCLQRQMNEAKKVFEIMIHEGCAPDVHSYNILINGYCKSRRMDEAKSLLAEMYHKALNPDTVTYSTLMQGLCQLGRPKEALNLFNEMCSSGLLPDMMTYSILLDGFCKHGYLDEALKLLKSMQEKKLEPDIVLCTILIEGMIIAGKLEVAKELFSKLFADGIRPTIRTYTVMIKGLLKAGLSDEAYDLFRKMEDDGFLPDSCSYNVIIQGFLQNQDSSTAIRLIDEMVGKRFSADSSTVQMLLDLESQDEIISQFMRGSSQGRKMK from the exons ATGTTCACGCGGAAAAGCGCTTTTAGAGCTACTGCTTCTGATTTTCGGAATCTTCAACAACATATGGAAATGGGTATCGTTCCTTCTTTCTTATTCTTCAATCATTACCACATCTCCACTTCTGCTTGTACTAAGAAACCTTCTTTGCCTCACAAAAATGGTGGGTTTGTTAGTAATAACAGCACTAACATTAGTATTGATGATGCTTTGGCTTCATTCTATCGCATGGTCCGCGTGAATCCTAGGCCATCTGTTGTGGAATTTGGCAAATTCTTAGGGTCCTTCGCTAAAAAGAAACAGTATTCAACTGTTGTCTCTTTGTGCAATCATATGGATTTGTTTGGAGTCACCCACAATGTTTATTCTCTAAGTGCATTGATTAACTGCCTTTGTCGCTTGAACCATGTTGATTTTGCTGTCTCTATCTTGGGAAAGATGGTCAAACTGGGTATTCAACCTAATGTTATCACATTCAATACACTACTCAATGGGCTCTGTATGGAGGGAAAGATTAAAGAGGCAGAAGAGTTGTTTAATGAGATGGTACGGCAAGGGCATGAGCCCGATGTAATTAGCTATAATACTATAATCAATGGTTTGTGCAAAACTGGCAACACAAGTATGGCTGTTGACGTGTTCAAGAAGATGGAACAACATGGGTGTAAACCAGATGTGGTGACATATAGTACAATCATAGACAGCCTTTGCAAAGATAGGCTAGTTAATGATGCCATGAAATTCTTATCTGAAATGGTGGAGAGGGGCATTCCATCAAATGTTGTTACTTACAGCTCCATAGTCCATGGTTTTTGCAATTTAGGACAACTGAATGAAGCTACTAGATTGTTCAAAGAAATGGTTGGTAGGGATGTTATGCCAAATACAGTGACCTTCACTATTTTGGTTGATGGGCTGTGCAAAGAAGGAATGGTTTCAGAAGCTCAACGTGTCTTTGAAACAATGATTGAAAAAGGTGTAGAGCCAAACATTTACACTTACAATGCTTTGATGGATGGGTACTGTTTACAGCGCCAAATGAATGAGGCCAAGAAGGTGTTTGAAATCATGATTCACGAAGGTTGTGCACCTGATGTACAtagttacaacatcttgatcaATGGATATTGCAAAAGTAGAAGGATGGATGAGGCAAAATCACTCCTTGCTGAAATGTATCATAAAGCATTGAATCCTGATACTGTCACCTACAGCACTCTTATGCAAGGACTGTGCCAATTAGGAAGACCTAAGGAAGCTCTCAATCTTTTCAATGAGATGTGTTCTTCTGGCCTGCTTCCAGATATGATGACTTACTCGATTTTGCTAGATGGCTTCTGCAAACATGGATATTTGGATGAGGCATTAAAACTGCTCAAGTCAATGCAAGAGAAGAAATTAGAACCTGATATCGTCCTTTGTACTATTCTTATTGAAGGCATGATTATCGCTGGGAAGCTTGAAGTTGCGAAGGAACTGTTTTCCAAGCTTTTTGCTGATGGAATACGGCCTACTATACGGACATACACTGTCATGATCAAGGGACTGCTGAAAGCAGGGCTGTCAGATGAAGCATAcgatttatttagaaaaatggaAGATGATGGCTTCTTGCCAGACAGTTGCTCATATAATGTTATCATTCAaggatttcttcaaaatcaggACTCATCAACTGCTATACGACTTATTGATGAAATGGTTGGTAAAAGATTCTCGGCGGATTCGTCTACAGTTCAGATGTTATTGGATTTGGAATCTCAAGATGAAATCATAAGCCAATTTATGCGTGGAAGCTCTCAAG GTAGAAAAATGAAGTGA